A single region of the Deefgea piscis genome encodes:
- a CDS encoding glycerophosphodiester phosphodiesterase yields MHLLAHRGCTWQHPENTLAAFASALALGFTGIETDVRWSLDGEAILYHDRLSPHGQAVAALTRKELSHQAGFIVPSLSEALDAFPDAFWNIELKTPAGLPSILSTLNKVQDKTPILVSSFYHPLIQEAANTLNTYLGLLFASRPLSLNTLLEISNASPKIKTLIWDFEILDPSFIDEARRLGFAHFVYGAANEIEHEWCRKLAIEGIITDYPEWVGLGSRPCWQ; encoded by the coding sequence ATGCATTTACTCGCACATCGTGGTTGCACCTGGCAGCACCCAGAAAACACCCTCGCCGCTTTTGCTAGTGCACTCGCACTGGGCTTTACCGGCATTGAAACCGATGTGCGCTGGTCTTTAGATGGTGAGGCTATTTTGTATCACGACCGGCTCAGCCCGCACGGCCAAGCTGTCGCCGCACTGACTCGAAAAGAATTATCGCACCAAGCCGGCTTTATCGTCCCAAGCTTAAGCGAAGCATTGGACGCATTTCCCGATGCATTTTGGAATATTGAACTTAAAACACCGGCAGGCTTACCGTCGATTTTGAGCACTTTGAACAAAGTCCAAGATAAAACCCCGATACTCGTTTCTTCATTTTACCACCCACTGATTCAAGAAGCCGCAAATACCCTCAATACGTATTTAGGTCTGCTCTTTGCTAGTCGCCCATTATCACTGAATACCCTCTTGGAGATTAGCAATGCCTCACCCAAAATCAAAACTTTGATCTGGGATTTTGAAATCTTGGACCCGAGTTTTATTGACGAAGCCAGACGACTGGGATTTGCGCACTTTGTCTATGGCGCCGCCAATGAGATTGAGCATGAATGGTGTCGTAAATTGGCCATAGAAGGCATCATCACCGATTATCCCGAATGGGTGGGCTTAGGTAGCCGGCCTTGCTGGCAATAA
- a CDS encoding Tex family protein — protein sequence MTSIFQRLAQELACREPQVLAAVTLLDDGATVPFISRYRKELTGGLDDTQLRRLEERLRYLRELEDRRVSVINTIREQGQLTADLERVLLAADNKQTLEDLYLPFKQKRRTKAQIAREAGLAPLGEALRLNPALVPETAALDFVNAEQGVNDVKAALDGARAILLETWSENATLLGALRQHLQQEGQLKTSVIAGQESNGAKFSDYFDFSERLMAMPSHRLLAILRARNEGILAIHLLLPEEIAAGGRMSEANRCEMLIAQHAGIAAQNRAADKWLNDSVRLAWRAKIALSLENELLSAARERADLEAIRVFALNLKDLLLAAPAGPRATLGLDPGLRTGVKVAVVDATGKFVAHETIYPHEPRRDWGGSLAVLERLCITHQIELIAIGNGTASRETDKLATELIARLDGRKPAKIVVSEAGASVYSASELAAKEFPDLDVSIRGAVSIARRLQDPLAELVKIDPKAIGVGQYQHDVNQHELARMLDAVVEDCVNAVGVDVNIASAALLARVSGLSATIANNIVIYRDSHGVFANRKALLKVPRLGDKAFELSAGFLRIMQGDQPLDASAVHPEAYPLVEKILARVSKNIRQLIGDRSVLQQLEPASLVDAHFGLPTVKDVLLELEKPGRDPRPEFKTATFADGVERIQDLKVDMVLEGVISNVTNFGAFVDIGVHQDGLVHISCLAGRFVKDPREVVKAGDVVKVKVTEVDVPRKRIALTMRLNDAPRESAATQSAPAMTAQQRKAAQAPAPQLGAMADQLAALKLKHSR from the coding sequence ATGACATCAATATTTCAGCGTTTAGCGCAAGAATTGGCCTGCCGTGAGCCACAAGTTTTGGCAGCGGTCACTTTATTGGATGACGGCGCCACCGTGCCGTTTATTTCGCGCTATCGCAAAGAGCTCACTGGCGGCTTGGATGACACCCAGTTGCGCCGCTTAGAAGAGCGATTACGCTATTTGCGCGAACTGGAAGACCGTCGGGTGAGCGTCATCAATACCATTCGCGAGCAAGGACAACTTACGGCTGATTTAGAGCGGGTATTGCTCGCAGCCGATAATAAACAAACGCTTGAAGACTTATACCTGCCATTTAAACAAAAGCGTCGCACCAAGGCGCAAATCGCGCGCGAAGCGGGTTTAGCCCCGCTGGGCGAGGCATTGCGACTTAATCCTGCCTTGGTGCCTGAAACGGCGGCGCTGGATTTTGTGAATGCTGAGCAGGGCGTCAATGATGTGAAAGCCGCGCTCGATGGCGCGCGGGCAATTTTGCTCGAAACATGGAGCGAAAATGCCACACTGCTGGGCGCATTACGCCAGCATTTGCAGCAAGAAGGGCAACTCAAAACCAGCGTGATCGCTGGGCAAGAAAGCAACGGCGCAAAATTTAGCGATTATTTTGATTTTTCTGAGCGATTGATGGCGATGCCGTCGCATCGACTGTTGGCGATTTTGCGCGCGCGCAACGAAGGTATTTTGGCGATTCATTTATTACTGCCCGAAGAAATCGCCGCCGGTGGCCGCATGAGCGAAGCCAATCGCTGCGAAATGTTGATTGCGCAGCATGCTGGGATTGCAGCGCAAAATCGCGCAGCGGATAAATGGCTTAACGACTCAGTGCGTTTGGCGTGGCGGGCGAAAATCGCTTTGTCATTAGAAAACGAATTACTTAGCGCCGCTCGCGAACGGGCTGATTTGGAAGCAATTCGGGTGTTTGCTTTGAATTTAAAAGACCTGTTGCTGGCCGCACCCGCTGGTCCGCGCGCCACCTTGGGTTTGGATCCGGGTTTGCGCACTGGCGTTAAAGTGGCGGTGGTGGATGCCACTGGTAAATTTGTCGCGCACGAAACAATCTATCCGCATGAGCCCCGCCGGGATTGGGGCGGCTCGCTCGCCGTGCTGGAGCGCTTGTGTATTACCCATCAGATTGAATTGATTGCCATTGGTAACGGCACAGCCAGCCGTGAAACCGATAAATTGGCCACTGAGTTGATTGCTCGATTAGATGGGCGAAAGCCGGCGAAAATCGTCGTTTCAGAAGCGGGCGCTTCGGTGTATTCAGCGTCGGAATTGGCGGCGAAAGAGTTTCCAGATTTGGATGTGTCGATTCGTGGCGCGGTGTCCATTGCGCGGCGCTTGCAAGACCCATTGGCTGAATTGGTTAAAATTGATCCCAAAGCGATTGGCGTTGGCCAGTATCAGCATGATGTGAATCAGCATGAATTGGCGCGGATGCTCGACGCCGTGGTGGAGGATTGTGTGAATGCCGTTGGCGTAGATGTCAATATTGCCTCCGCGGCGCTACTGGCAAGGGTATCTGGCTTGAGCGCAACCATTGCCAATAACATCGTCATATACCGTGATAGTCATGGCGTATTTGCCAATCGCAAAGCTTTGCTTAAAGTGCCGCGTTTGGGTGACAAAGCGTTTGAATTGTCGGCTGGCTTTTTGCGGATTATGCAAGGTGATCAGCCTTTGGATGCTTCTGCGGTTCACCCCGAAGCGTATCCATTGGTTGAGAAAATCTTGGCGCGGGTGAGTAAAAATATTCGCCAGCTGATTGGCGATCGCAGCGTGTTGCAGCAGTTAGAGCCTGCGAGTTTAGTCGATGCGCATTTTGGTCTGCCAACGGTGAAAGACGTATTGCTTGAACTAGAAAAACCCGGGCGTGATCCGCGTCCTGAGTTTAAAACCGCAACGTTTGCCGATGGGGTTGAGCGCATCCAAGATTTAAAAGTCGATATGGTGCTCGAAGGTGTCATCAGCAATGTGACTAATTTTGGCGCTTTTGTCGATATTGGCGTGCATCAAGATGGTTTGGTGCATATCTCTTGTTTGGCTGGGCGGTTTGTGAAAGACCCGCGTGAGGTGGTCAAAGCGGGTGACGTGGTGAAGGTCAAAGTCACCGAAGTGGACGTACCGCGCAAACGGATTGCGCTGACGATGCGCTTAAATGACGCACCGCGCGAATCAGCCGCTACGCAAAGTGCGCCAGCGATGACTGCGCAGCAAAGAAAGGCCGCTCAAGCGCCTGCGCCGCAATTGGGGGCGATGGCCGATCAATTGGCAGCGTTAAAACTCAAGCATTCTCGCTAA
- a CDS encoding ParA family protein has protein sequence MTVIAVFNMKGGVGKTTIAANLAAAIAKNGVEPLLIDLDPQAHLTSMYGIKTPSSKSIYRFYQGLSSLSDLATPLPSGIQFISSHLELGKIDAQVARHRDNIWRLKLGLHAEMLSGSGLPIIIDCTPMLGVVAFSALFAADIILVPVASEYLALNGAMQLSQTLYGLEKFQSRTPRRYLLNRYIPNQITAETVAGQLTKHFPGEVLKTRIREQEALAAAVGCGSNIFDFAPTSDAATDFSFLLDELIENNLLSLSRDLPFIHE, from the coding sequence ATGACCGTAATCGCCGTCTTTAATATGAAAGGAGGCGTGGGTAAAACCACCATCGCCGCCAATTTAGCCGCTGCGATCGCCAAAAACGGCGTCGAACCCTTACTGATCGATCTTGACCCCCAAGCGCATTTAACTTCGATGTACGGCATCAAGACCCCCAGCAGTAAAAGCATTTATCGTTTTTACCAAGGATTAAGTTCGCTATCTGATCTTGCCACACCGCTACCTAGCGGCATTCAATTTATTTCCTCACACCTTGAACTGGGTAAAATCGACGCGCAAGTAGCCCGCCATCGCGACAACATTTGGCGGCTCAAGCTCGGCTTACACGCCGAAATGCTGTCAGGCAGTGGCTTACCCATCATCATCGATTGCACCCCAATGTTGGGGGTTGTTGCTTTTTCGGCACTATTTGCCGCTGACATCATCCTTGTTCCGGTGGCCTCTGAATATTTGGCGCTGAACGGCGCGATGCAACTTTCGCAAACGCTGTATGGCTTGGAAAAATTTCAGTCTAGAACACCTCGGCGCTACCTACTCAATCGCTATATTCCCAATCAAATCACCGCTGAAACCGTTGCAGGTCAACTCACCAAACACTTTCCCGGTGAAGTGCTTAAAACCAGAATCCGCGAGCAAGAAGCACTGGCTGCAGCAGTGGGTTGTGGCAGCAATATCTTTGATTTCGCCCCAACGTCGGACGCTGCAACTGACTTTAGCTTTCTGCTAGATGAATTAATTGAAAATAATCTACTGTCTTTATCACGCGACCTACCGTTCATCCACGAATAG
- a CDS encoding DedA family protein has product MQDLLQTAINHSNELALALLFIIVLAESTALIGLIIPGTILMVTMGTLIGSGKMDFWLACSVGFVAAFLGDLISYSLGYRYRRQLQQLKLIRQHRRLLIQARLVLRHHGPVGIFVGRFLGPTRPVLPMVAGMLSMPPKRFMPACILACVFWSPLYFLPGILAGAALGLGASNAMHFPTLLMVTLALILTAGWMLWRLFKLSAPHRWFTFGTPVSALASAGALYLLLTHPHANNYGSRLWQVLS; this is encoded by the coding sequence ATGCAAGACTTGCTTCAAACCGCCATCAACCATTCCAATGAATTGGCCCTCGCGCTGTTATTTATTATTGTATTAGCCGAATCCACCGCCTTAATTGGGCTGATTATTCCCGGCACCATTTTAATGGTCACCATGGGCACCTTGATCGGCAGCGGCAAAATGGATTTTTGGCTGGCGTGTAGTGTTGGTTTTGTCGCTGCGTTCTTGGGTGATCTGATTTCCTACTCACTGGGCTATCGCTATCGCCGCCAATTACAACAACTCAAACTGATTCGCCAACATCGCCGCTTATTGATTCAAGCTCGGCTGGTTTTACGGCATCACGGGCCAGTGGGGATTTTTGTTGGCCGATTTTTAGGGCCAACTCGACCAGTACTGCCCATGGTGGCAGGTATGCTCTCCATGCCCCCGAAGCGCTTTATGCCGGCGTGTATACTGGCCTGTGTATTTTGGTCGCCGCTGTATTTTTTACCCGGGATTTTAGCCGGTGCGGCACTAGGACTAGGCGCAAGTAATGCGATGCATTTCCCGACGCTACTGATGGTGACGCTGGCATTGATACTGACCGCAGGGTGGATGTTGTGGCGCTTATTTAAGCTGAGTGCACCGCATCGTTGGTTTACTTTTGGCACGCCAGTCAGTGCATTAGCCAGCGCTGGCGCACTGTATTTACTATTGACCCATCCCCACGCCAACAACTACGGCAGCCGACTATGGCAGGTTTTAAGCTAA
- the murI gene encoding glutamate racemase: MTSLPSHPIGVFDSGVGGLTVVRALMDRLPFENIIYFGDTARVPYGVKSVATIEHYTQQIAQFLQQQEVKMLIIACNTMAAVAADKVRASANVPVLDVIEAGAKNAVAHTKTGGIGVIGTPTTINSNAYARAIHQLNPDCRVYSQACPLFVPLVEEGWLDHAVTRLTAQEYLKPVFVESIDTLVLGCTHYPLIKPLLMDICGDRMQLVDSALSIAAQTAEILQSRGLANPAHQIPDYRFVVTDLPVKFQTIGERFLGRSLGKIELTQL, translated from the coding sequence ATGACTTCATTACCGTCGCACCCAATTGGCGTTTTTGATTCTGGAGTGGGTGGACTCACTGTAGTGCGGGCCTTGATGGACCGTTTGCCTTTTGAAAATATCATTTATTTTGGCGATACGGCGCGGGTGCCGTATGGCGTGAAGTCAGTAGCGACCATTGAGCACTATACGCAGCAAATTGCGCAGTTCTTGCAACAGCAAGAAGTCAAAATGCTGATTATTGCGTGCAATACCATGGCGGCCGTGGCGGCCGATAAGGTGCGCGCGTCGGCCAATGTGCCAGTGCTAGACGTGATTGAAGCGGGTGCAAAAAACGCGGTGGCGCACACCAAAACTGGTGGTATTGGCGTGATTGGTACACCAACGACGATTAATTCCAATGCCTATGCGCGGGCCATTCACCAGCTCAACCCTGATTGCCGAGTGTATTCACAAGCCTGCCCTTTGTTTGTACCGTTGGTGGAAGAGGGCTGGCTCGATCACGCGGTGACACGCTTAACCGCGCAAGAATATCTCAAGCCAGTGTTTGTTGAGTCGATTGATACGCTGGTGCTGGGCTGTACGCATTACCCGTTAATTAAGCCGCTGTTAATGGATATTTGTGGCGATCGAATGCAGTTGGTCGATTCGGCGCTGTCGATCGCAGCGCAAACTGCTGAGATTTTGCAGTCGCGTGGCTTGGCTAATCCAGCGCATCAAATTCCAGATTATCGTTTTGTGGTTACCGATTTGCCGGTGAAGTTTCAAACTATTGGCGAGCGATTTTTGGGGCGCAGCTTAGGCAAAATTGAGCTGACCCAGCTGTAA
- a CDS encoding SulP family inorganic anion transporter, with the protein MIALIAAQKAGLLAPKNWLSNIVAGAIVGVVALPLGMAFAIASGVKPEQGIYTAIVAGIIVAICGGSRVQIAGPTGAFIVILSGITAQYGVAGLQVATMMAGVILLLMGLAKLGGVIKFIPAPVIVGFTAGIGVIIWVGQWGAFFGLPAVQGEHFHQKFWLTVQALPHLHWATTGLAALSLLVLIAAPKWRWTQKIPGPLLAMVLATGLQSQFHFAGVATIGSAFGGIPQGLPEFSLPQVSTGQLINLIGPAFTIAMLGAIESLLSAVVADGMTGTRHDSNQELVGQGLANLVTPLLGGFAATGAIARTATNIRNGGNSPLAGIVHGITLLVIILFLAPLAASIPLAALAAILFVVAWNMSEVKHFRYMLTHAPRADVAILLITFVLTVFADLVVAVNIGVILATLHFLRRMSMSVEVVTQNEQQIGVELIQQGLIQLPAGVLVYSIEGPFFFGAVENFERALAATHTDPKVLVIRLLRVPFIDITGLQVLDEAIAQLQRRGVVVLLCEANVRVLAKLERAGVMATLGATYYCADLASAIARADVLSAD; encoded by the coding sequence GTGATTGCTTTGATTGCCGCGCAAAAAGCGGGGTTGCTGGCACCCAAAAATTGGTTGAGCAATATCGTTGCTGGGGCGATTGTCGGGGTGGTGGCTTTGCCGCTGGGGATGGCGTTTGCCATAGCGTCTGGCGTCAAGCCCGAACAAGGGATTTATACCGCGATTGTTGCCGGTATTATTGTGGCCATTTGCGGCGGCAGCCGCGTGCAAATCGCTGGGCCAACGGGTGCGTTTATTGTTATTTTGTCCGGCATTACCGCGCAATACGGTGTGGCGGGCTTGCAAGTGGCCACCATGATGGCCGGCGTTATTTTGCTATTAATGGGTTTGGCCAAGCTCGGTGGCGTGATTAAATTTATTCCTGCACCGGTGATTGTGGGCTTTACCGCTGGGATCGGGGTGATTATTTGGGTCGGGCAGTGGGGCGCATTTTTTGGCCTACCTGCGGTGCAAGGCGAGCATTTTCATCAAAAATTCTGGCTCACTGTGCAGGCTTTGCCGCATTTGCATTGGGCGACCACCGGTTTGGCGGCGCTGAGTTTATTGGTATTAATTGCTGCGCCTAAATGGCGTTGGACACAAAAAATCCCCGGCCCATTGCTGGCGATGGTGCTGGCGACGGGCTTGCAGTCGCAATTTCATTTTGCGGGTGTGGCGACCATCGGCTCGGCGTTTGGCGGTATTCCGCAAGGTTTGCCTGAGTTTTCGCTGCCGCAAGTGAGTACTGGTCAATTGATCAATTTGATTGGCCCGGCGTTTACCATTGCGATGTTGGGGGCGATTGAATCTTTGCTGTCTGCGGTGGTCGCTGATGGCATGACGGGCACGCGGCATGATTCAAATCAAGAGTTGGTCGGCCAAGGTCTGGCTAATTTAGTCACGCCGCTGTTGGGTGGTTTTGCCGCCACTGGTGCGATTGCGCGTACGGCAACTAACATTCGCAATGGCGGCAATAGCCCCTTAGCAGGCATTGTGCATGGCATCACCTTGTTGGTGATTATTTTGTTTTTAGCGCCGCTCGCCGCATCGATTCCCTTGGCCGCTTTGGCGGCGATTTTGTTTGTGGTGGCGTGGAATATGAGCGAAGTGAAGCATTTTCGCTATATGTTGACGCATGCCCCGCGTGCCGATGTGGCGATTTTATTGATTACCTTTGTGTTAACGGTGTTTGCCGACTTGGTAGTGGCGGTGAATATCGGCGTGATTTTAGCTACGTTGCATTTTTTACGCCGGATGTCGATGTCGGTTGAGGTGGTAACGCAAAATGAGCAGCAAATCGGCGTTGAATTAATCCAGCAAGGTTTAATTCAATTACCCGCTGGGGTGTTGGTGTATTCGATTGAGGGGCCGTTTTTCTTTGGTGCGGTAGAAAATTTCGAGCGTGCGCTGGCCGCAACGCATACCGACCCCAAAGTGCTGGTGATTCGCTTATTGCGCGTGCCGTTTATTGATATTACCGGCTTGCAGGTCTTGGACGAGGCCATTGCGCAGTTGCAGCGCCGTGGCGTGGTGGTCTTGCTGTGCGAAGCCAATGTGCGCGTTTTGGCCAAGTTAGAGCGTGCTGGGGTGATGGCCACTTTGGGTGCGACGTATTACTGTGCTGATTTGGCCAGTGCGATTGCTAGAGCGGATGTTTTATCTGCTGATTGA
- a CDS encoding fused MFS/spermidine synthase, which yields MTKQPSPSFADLFAETLSGKPFVYEEGDEVSLMFDLTTVQSRMKRQTPQDLILGYTRSMIAFSLLQTHTQHIGMIGLGGGSLAKYCHHYLPHCTIKVAEIDADVIALRERFAIPNDSARLKIECVDGAAWLKRQSAFDALLVDAYSQSGMPESLATAQFFDDCRTALADQGVLVVNLWGSDARFDSYYQRIRTVFDGAAIAIGADGCANRIVLAMNGGKFPPNSRAIMQRAQALANAHSVDLPALARRIERALRHPDGLEPANRHIEPAG from the coding sequence GTGACTAAGCAGCCCAGCCCATCTTTTGCCGATTTATTTGCCGAAACCTTAAGCGGAAAACCGTTTGTGTATGAAGAAGGTGATGAAGTCTCATTGATGTTTGACCTCACCACCGTGCAAAGCCGAATGAAACGCCAAACCCCGCAAGACCTTATACTGGGGTATACACGTTCAATGATTGCATTTAGTCTTCTGCAAACCCATACCCAGCATATAGGCATGATTGGTCTCGGCGGCGGCTCACTCGCCAAATACTGCCATCATTACCTGCCGCATTGCACGATTAAAGTCGCTGAAATCGACGCCGATGTCATCGCCTTGCGCGAGCGTTTTGCTATTCCCAACGACAGTGCTCGCCTCAAGATTGAATGCGTTGACGGCGCGGCGTGGTTAAAACGCCAATCGGCGTTTGATGCGCTGTTGGTTGACGCTTATAGCCAAAGCGGCATGCCAGAAAGCCTGGCTACCGCGCAATTTTTTGACGATTGCCGCACAGCTTTGGCCGATCAAGGGGTTTTGGTGGTGAATCTATGGGGCAGCGACGCGCGCTTTGATAGCTACTATCAACGGATTCGCACGGTGTTTGACGGTGCGGCCATTGCCATTGGTGCCGATGGTTGTGCCAACCGAATTGTTTTAGCCATGAACGGCGGCAAGTTCCCACCTAATTCACGCGCCATCATGCAGCGCGCGCAAGCGCTGGCCAACGCGCACAGTGTTGATCTACCGGCCTTAGCGCGCCGAATCGAGCGTGCGCTACGCCACCCCGACGGTCTGGAACCCGCCAATCGCCATATCGAGCCGGCCGGTTAA
- a CDS encoding peptide MFS transporter: MSVTQAHPKGLYLLFATEMWERFSYYGNRALLALFMISALSFDKHFTSALYGQYTGLVFLTPLIGGYIADRYWGNQRSILVGGLLMAAGQFSLFFASTFYTNLTLALPFFYSGLGLICLGNGFFKPNISTMVGQLYAPNDARKDAAYTIFYMGINLGSFCAPLICGTLGDTGNPADFRWGFLAAGVGMLLSLVIFQAFKNKYLLSPEGQILGLPPKQLSALEKSKVDTSLTTIDIQRMIVIGVLAFFVVFFWSAFEQAGVSLTFFARESTDRMIYGFEVPASWFQSLNPVFVLIFAPIMARLWMTLSAKGKEPSSPTKMAWGLILLGLGYVVIAFGVDGIDAGMKVSILWLVSMYWLHTMGELCLSPIGLSLVNKLAPARFASLLMAVWFLANAAANWFAGILAGFYPESGKPFPSFLGWQVTNLHDFFMLFVAMSFLAGGLLLLASKPLQKMMHGIR, translated from the coding sequence ATGTCTGTAACACAAGCTCATCCTAAAGGACTGTATCTGCTTTTCGCCACCGAAATGTGGGAACGGTTTTCGTATTATGGCAATCGTGCTTTATTGGCTTTATTCATGATTTCCGCACTGTCGTTTGATAAACATTTCACTTCTGCTTTGTACGGGCAATACACCGGTTTGGTGTTTTTAACTCCGTTGATTGGGGGTTATATTGCCGATCGTTACTGGGGTAATCAGCGATCCATCTTAGTCGGCGGCTTATTGATGGCCGCAGGGCAGTTCTCCTTGTTTTTTGCCAGCACGTTTTACACCAATTTAACCTTAGCGCTGCCGTTCTTTTATTCTGGTTTGGGTTTGATTTGTTTGGGTAATGGCTTTTTTAAACCCAATATTTCAACCATGGTCGGGCAGCTGTATGCGCCCAACGATGCGCGCAAAGACGCGGCGTACACCATTTTTTATATGGGGATTAACTTAGGCTCATTTTGTGCGCCATTAATTTGTGGCACTTTGGGTGATACGGGTAATCCGGCTGATTTTCGCTGGGGCTTTTTAGCAGCTGGTGTTGGGATGCTGCTGTCGTTGGTGATTTTCCAAGCATTTAAAAATAAATATTTATTGTCGCCCGAAGGGCAAATCTTGGGTTTACCGCCTAAGCAACTGTCAGCACTTGAGAAAAGCAAGGTTGATACCTCGTTAACCACGATTGATATTCAAAGAATGATCGTCATCGGTGTGTTGGCCTTTTTTGTGGTGTTTTTCTGGTCGGCATTTGAGCAAGCAGGCGTATCGCTCACCTTTTTTGCCCGTGAATCGACTGACCGGATGATTTATGGCTTTGAAGTGCCCGCATCGTGGTTTCAATCGTTAAATCCGGTGTTTGTGTTGATCTTTGCGCCGATTATGGCGCGCTTGTGGATGACACTCTCGGCCAAAGGCAAAGAGCCGTCGTCGCCGACCAAAATGGCGTGGGGCTTGATTTTATTGGGCTTGGGCTATGTAGTGATTGCCTTTGGTGTTGATGGTATTGATGCGGGCATGAAGGTATCGATCTTGTGGTTGGTGTCGATGTATTGGCTGCATACCATGGGTGAATTGTGTTTGTCGCCGATTGGCCTGTCTTTGGTGAATAAACTCGCGCCTGCACGATTTGCGTCTTTATTGATGGCGGTATGGTTTTTAGCCAATGCCGCCGCCAATTGGTTTGCCGGTATTTTGGCTGGGTTTTATCCCGAATCAGGCAAACCTTTTCCGTCTTTCTTGGGCTGGCAAGTGACTAATTTGCATGACTTCTTTATGCTATTTGTCGCTATGTCGTTCTTGGCGGGCGGTTTATTGCTATTGGCCAGCAAGCCATTGCAAAAAATGATGCACGGCATTCGTTAA
- a CDS encoding LamB/YcsF family protein, protein MIEQGVFLGLNADFGRDQDLDSQWMPLVSMANIACGGHAGSVDSIRAAVRLAQEYGVCIGAAPSYPDRLHLGQRSLSMNPSQLVFSITAQLWAMKAVCIEVGVAVTYVKLHGALYRDAAKTPVLADQIAQLIFEIDPDLSVMAPLGSDLLHAAAARGLTTISEGSLGHCDAGHEASGVGLDTSQAPDWTESQQQALALAGQVQSLSVLGDNYLALAQTLAIRQVLLNSGVRLCAESGQKGD, encoded by the coding sequence GTGATTGAGCAGGGCGTGTTTCTTGGGTTAAACGCTGATTTTGGTCGCGATCAGGATTTGGATTCGCAATGGATGCCACTGGTGTCTATGGCCAATATTGCTTGCGGCGGACACGCCGGGAGTGTGGATTCAATACGGGCGGCAGTGCGTTTGGCGCAAGAGTACGGGGTTTGTATTGGCGCCGCGCCGAGCTACCCCGATCGCTTGCATTTAGGGCAGCGATCGCTATCGATGAATCCATCGCAATTGGTGTTTAGTATCACCGCCCAATTATGGGCCATGAAAGCGGTATGTATTGAGGTCGGGGTCGCGGTGACTTACGTTAAATTGCATGGCGCTTTATATCGCGACGCCGCTAAAACCCCAGTATTGGCCGATCAAATCGCGCAATTAATTTTTGAAATTGATCCTGATTTATCGGTGATGGCGCCGCTGGGGAGTGATTTATTACACGCCGCCGCAGCGCGTGGTTTGACGACAATTTCGGAAGGGTCGCTAGGGCATTGCGATGCAGGGCATGAGGCATCAGGTGTGGGACTCGATACCTCGCAAGCGCCAGACTGGACTGAGTCACAACAGCAAGCTTTGGCGCTGGCAGGGCAGGTTCAATCTTTGTCGGTGTTGGGTGATAATTACCTTGCATTGGCGCAAACGCTTGCGATTCGTCAGGTTTTATTGAATTCAGGCGTCCGTCTGTGTGCTGAGTCTGGTCAAAAGGGCGACTGA
- a CDS encoding DUF3391 domain-containing protein, which yields MLETDAYAMTNESNYFVHPDQLQVGVYIQLDLHWMAHPFSFGSFKIKSIDQIETLKKLGLTKIRYIPNKSDIQPLAPTSPAITPTAEPTPTASHSEVSDPTVLALLAAKRQRQSQHEHRQAQLDACEKAFGKAAKTVRSINSQIHIDAKKPLPPPINSSIKCSIHC from the coding sequence ATGCTTGAAACCGATGCGTATGCCATGACCAATGAGTCCAATTATTTTGTTCACCCTGATCAGCTACAGGTGGGCGTCTATATCCAACTCGATTTGCACTGGATGGCGCATCCATTTAGCTTTGGCAGTTTTAAAATCAAATCGATTGATCAAATCGAGACGTTAAAAAAGCTCGGCTTAACTAAAATTCGCTACATTCCCAATAAAAGTGATATTCAACCCTTGGCGCCAACCTCGCCAGCCATTACACCGACTGCCGAGCCCACACCCACCGCCAGCCACAGCGAAGTCAGCGACCCGACCGTACTGGCGCTATTGGCAGCAAAACGCCAACGCCAATCCCAACACGAACACCGACAGGCGCAACTAGATGCCTGCGAAAAAGCATTCGGCAAAGCGGCAAAGACCGTCAGAAGTATTAATAGTCAAATCCATATTGATGCCAAAAAACCGTTGCCGCCGCCGATCAACTCGTCAATCAAATGCTCGATTCACTGCTGA